From the Macaca nemestrina isolate mMacNem1 chromosome 7, mMacNem.hap1, whole genome shotgun sequence genome, one window contains:
- the LOC105488320 gene encoding mesoderm posterior protein 1 isoform X2 gives MARPLCPPLSESWMLSAAWGPTRRPPPSDRDCGRSLVSSPDSCGSTPADSPVPSAARPGSRLDPRAPTVGKRGARSSRLGSGQRQSASEREKLRMRTLARALHELRRFLPPSVAPAGQSLTKIETLRLAIRYIGHLSAVLGLSEESLQRQRRRRQRGDAGSPRGCPLCPDGCPAQTQTRTQAEGQRQGQGRRLGLVSAVRAGASWGSLPACPGARAVPEPRDLPALFAEAACSEGQLLPGDVLALLETWMPLSPLEWLPEEPK, from the exons ATGGCCCGGCCCCTGTGCCCACCGCTCTCCGAGTCCTGGATGCTCTCCGCGGCCTGGGGCCCAACTCGGCGGCCGCCGCCCTCCGACAGGGACTGCGGCCGCTCCCTCGTCTCGTCCCCAGACTCATGCGGCAGCACCCCAGCCGACAGCCCCGTGCCGAGCGCCGCGCGTCCCGGCTCCCGCCTGGATCCCCGCGCCCCCACCGTAGGGAAGCGCGGCGCGCGCAGCAGCCGCCTGGGCAGCGGGCAGAGGCAGAGCGCCAGTGAGCGGGAGAAACTGCGCATGCGCACGCTGGCCCGCGCCCTGCACGAGCTGCGCCGCTTTCTACCGCCGTCCGTGGCGCCGGCCGGCCAGAGCCTAACCAAGATCGAGACGCTGCGCCTGGCCATCCGCTACATCGGCCACCTGTCGGCCGTGCTGGGCCTCAGCGAGGAGAGTCTCCAGCGCCAGCGCCGGCGCCGGCAGCGCGGGGACGCGGGGTCCCCTCGGGGCTGCCCACTGTGCCCTGACGGCTGCCCCGCGCAGACGCAGACACGGACGCAGGCGGAGGGGCAGCGGCAGGGGCAGGGGCGCAGGCTGGGTCTGGTCTCCGCCGTCCGCGCCGGGGCGTCCTGGGGGTCCCTGCCTGCTTGCCCCGGAGCCCGAGCCGTGCCCGAGCCGCGCGACCTGCCTGCGCTCTTCGCCGAGGCAGCGTGCTCGGAAGGGCAG CTCCTTCCCGGCGACGTGCTGGCCCTGCTGGAGACCTGGATGCCCCTCTCGCCTCTGGAGTGGCTGCCTGAGGAGCCCAAGTGA
- the LOC105488320 gene encoding mesoderm posterior protein 1 isoform X1 has translation MARPLCPPLSESWMLSAAWGPTRRPPPSDRDCGRSLVSSPDSCGSTPADSPVPSAARPGSRLDPRAPTVGKRGARSSRLGSGQRQSASEREKLRMRTLARALHELRRFLPPSVAPAGQSLTKIETLRLAIRYIGHLSAVLGLSEESLQRQRRRRQRGDAGSPRGCPLCPDGCPAQTQTRTQAEGQRQGQGRRLGLVSAVRAGASWGSLPACPGARAVPEPRDLPALFAEAACSEGQVMEPSPPSPLLPGDVLALLETWMPLSPLEWLPEEPK, from the exons ATGGCCCGGCCCCTGTGCCCACCGCTCTCCGAGTCCTGGATGCTCTCCGCGGCCTGGGGCCCAACTCGGCGGCCGCCGCCCTCCGACAGGGACTGCGGCCGCTCCCTCGTCTCGTCCCCAGACTCATGCGGCAGCACCCCAGCCGACAGCCCCGTGCCGAGCGCCGCGCGTCCCGGCTCCCGCCTGGATCCCCGCGCCCCCACCGTAGGGAAGCGCGGCGCGCGCAGCAGCCGCCTGGGCAGCGGGCAGAGGCAGAGCGCCAGTGAGCGGGAGAAACTGCGCATGCGCACGCTGGCCCGCGCCCTGCACGAGCTGCGCCGCTTTCTACCGCCGTCCGTGGCGCCGGCCGGCCAGAGCCTAACCAAGATCGAGACGCTGCGCCTGGCCATCCGCTACATCGGCCACCTGTCGGCCGTGCTGGGCCTCAGCGAGGAGAGTCTCCAGCGCCAGCGCCGGCGCCGGCAGCGCGGGGACGCGGGGTCCCCTCGGGGCTGCCCACTGTGCCCTGACGGCTGCCCCGCGCAGACGCAGACACGGACGCAGGCGGAGGGGCAGCGGCAGGGGCAGGGGCGCAGGCTGGGTCTGGTCTCCGCCGTCCGCGCCGGGGCGTCCTGGGGGTCCCTGCCTGCTTGCCCCGGAGCCCGAGCCGTGCCCGAGCCGCGCGACCTGCCTGCGCTCTTCGCCGAGGCAGCGTGCTCGGAAGGGCAGGTGATGGAGCCGAGCCCACCGTCCCCG CTCCTTCCCGGCGACGTGCTGGCCCTGCTGGAGACCTGGATGCCCCTCTCGCCTCTGGAGTGGCTGCCTGAGGAGCCCAAGTGA